AGAGGTGGAAACCCTCTTCCATGAATTCGGTCACGGGCTGCAGCACATGCTCACCACCGTCGACCACCCCCAGGCTGCAGGCATTAACAACGTGGAATGGGATGCAGTGGAGCTTCCCAGCCAGTTCATGGAGAACTGGTGCCTTGACCGCAGCACCCTCATGGGCATGGCCCGTCACTGGCAGACCGATGAACCGCTCCCCGAAGCGGATTACCGCAAACTCTGCAGCAGCCGCACCTTCATGCAAGGCAATGGCACCCTGCGTCAGGTGCACTTCGCCCTCACTGATCTGCGACTGCACAGTCAGTGGACTGCAGATCTCGGCTTAAGCCCGGATGCCTTCCGTCGTCAGATCGCCGACTCCACAACAGTGCTGGCACCCGTACCTGAGGATCATTTTCTCTGCGCCTTTGGCCACATCTTTGCGGGGGGGTACGCCGCTGGCTATTACTCCTACAAGTGGGCGGAAGTGCTCAGCGCCGATGCTTTCGCCGCCTTCGAAGAGGTGGGTCTTGAACAAGACGACGCAATCGCCGCCACAGGCGAACGGTTCCGCAACACGATCCTCAGCCTGGGTGGCAGTCTCAAGCCTGCCGACGTCTACCGCCAATTCCGCGGCCGCGACGCCACCAGTGAGGCCCTCATTCGTCACACAGGCTTGGCTCAGGCCATGGCCTAATTCGTTCGAGGCCTGAGCCATGGCAGATGAACTGCTCAGGCTCAGCCCCGAATGGGGCCAACGCGCCGAGGATGGAACCGATCTTGCTCCTCTGCTGGCCCTCGACCAGGCGCTCGAGCTGAGCAGCTTGCGCCAAGGCATCAGTCGTGATGCCTTTCTTAAGGACCTTCTCAGGGATCTTCACCACCAGCAGCTGATCCCCTTGCTGCTGATGCTTCCGCGTCGTTGGAAGCTGCAGCAGGCCAGCTTGCCGGAGCATTTGCGCTCGATCGGCAACGTGCTGGAAACAGGCCTGATCAGTCCATTGCTGCTGGCCACGGTGGCGGATGACCTGCAACATCTGCTGCCCCCATCACCCAAGCGTCAACAACGGGGTGCCATCGATCGATGGAGTGAACGTGATGTAGCGCTCAGCGATCACGACACCGTGCCGCTGCCCGAAAGCCTGGACGCGCTCGAAACGATCACGGCAACAGACCTTGCAGGCCCCGCTGAGGGCTCAAAACCTGGCACCTTGGCCAAGATCAGTGCCCTCGGGAGCACGCTCTGCTGGCGCAATCAAGGGCTTCCTTCACTTCAATCCGAGCGTGCAAAACGGCGCAACCGGGTGATGGCCCAGGTGCTGAATGCACTCGGCAGCAATCGATTGCCCTCGATGCCTGGCGAATCCAAAACGGGCGGAGCCACGCCTTATCAGTTCTGTGGAGTGAGCAGTGGGCGAGCCCTGCTCCAACACCTGCGTGACCGCGGATGGCAGTGCCATGCCCGAATCCGAGCCAGCGTCGCCAGCTTCGGACTCGGTGCCAGCACGCACAACGGTGAGCATTGGCAGCAGGTCCCTCTGGCCGTTCCCTATCGGACCGGACTACTGGATGCGAATGGGGAGGAAATCAATGCACTTCTCCCCCACTGCTCTCTGGAACTGGAACTACAGCCTCCAGACCCGGAGGCTGAGAGCGTGATGGTGCAGTACTACCAGGGGACAGAGGGGCTCAATGGCTGGGCCGCTCTGAATGATCAACATCGCCCCTGGCAAAACGACCGCAGCAACGGAAGCGTGGCCTATCCGACGGATGAACTCCGCGACCACCCCTTAGAGGAGGCCCTCGATCTCTGTGAACTGATGGGAGCCGTGCATAACAGCGAAGCCCAGTTCAGTGATCTTCATGGGGGTGGGTACGGAGCTCTGGGCTTCTGCATTGACTCCACCGCCTTGGTGGAGCTGGCCATCACAGGAACAACCAGCTTGTTTCCTCTCACCCTCGGCGACCTCTGGCGAGAGCGACTGCTTCGCCAGCTCCAGCATCTGCTTGATGCGGGGCTTGAGGCACCCAACAGCTGTGTGGAGCGCTACCGCGTCAGTCTCGAGCAGCTGCCCCAGGATCTCTTCCACACCAGCAACTCTCGCTCCGATGCACAGCGCAGACTGCGGCTCAGCCAGCCCCGTCACAGTCCGTTCGCCCTCGTGCGAGCCCTCAACGGGGAGACAGCGCAGATGCCGTGAGGTCCGAGCGCTCCAGTTCACGACAGATGGCTTTCACCACCTCGCCGCGGTAAGCCACCGAAAAGGGGCCTGAGCCACCGTTATGACTCATCCCCTCAATGGGGTAGCGGTGGAGAGGATTTTTTCGCTGCCAGCGGTTCCAGTTCGAAAGAAGCAACAGCGACAGGCGGCCGGGATAGGCGATTCGTCCCAGTGCCGCGACGGGATCCCGACTGCCCACCACCATGGCCACATCCCGGATCGTTTCCAAGGCGCCGTTTCCACTGAACACACCACAGACAGTGATCACCTGCACGGGCACGCGGCAGAGCTGCTGAAGAATCTCCGCCGTACCAATGGCCATTTCTCCACCACCGCTGTACCCAACAAGAACGATGCGAGCGGCGCGGCTGGGGTGAAAGCCCGCCGACTCCAGACGGCGCGCGATCTTCAACGCGAGCTCGTAATTCATCACGGGGCCGTAACGACGATCGGAGGAAATGCCGACCTTGATCACATTGTTGGCCTGCACACAGAAGGAACAGATGAAACGGATCAGACCATTGGGGTGATGTTCCTGCAGAGCGAAGAGACGCTGCCAGAACCAACCACCCAGCGTCGTGGAGCGCAGTCCTGCATTGGTAATGGTGTAAGCCTCAATGCCTTTGACCAAGAGCGTGTCGGCAGCGATGGCGTCATCCAGGCAACCCAGAAATTCGCTGACACGCGGCGGATGACTTTCCTCGCTCTGATGAATGCCATCGAGATACACCAAGTAATGACGATGGCGGCCTTCCGGCCCCTCCTCTGCGGAAAACAATCGGCTGGGGTCAGGGAGACCCTGCATCCAGCCTTCCCAGAACACGAAATCCACCATCACCGAATACACACCGACCAGAGCGGTCACAATCACCACAACCGAGCCGAACCAGGTCAGCAGTTCAAACAGTGATTGCGGCGCCAGCAGCGAGGACGCATCCCGACGCACGGCCGTGAACCCGAGCAAGCCGAGCATCGCCACACACACCACCGCCACGACCAACCAACGGCGCCCACGACGCAGGCGACGCCGCTGATGCTGCACCGCAGACGACCGAACATTGGCGGACGAGTTGGCGGATGAACCACTCATGGCTGGGTGAGAGCTGCCACTTCACGGGCGAGCATGTCGTAGCTGGTGCGCCAACGCTGGGCAAACAACAGCCCGACCAAGAGCAAGGCAACCACAAAGCCGGGAGTGGCCACCACCAAACCAGTTAAAAGCGGAATGCCGTAGACGGCCTGCAGCAACAGCAGAACATTGAGGTGGATCCAGGCCAAGAGGCTGACCGCAATCAGATCACTCACATAGGGAGCCGCGGCCAGCACGTAAAACAGTCCGGGCCAGAGGGCAGCCCCCATGCGATTGGCAAATGTGATCGGCTGAAGAGGCACGCCCTCCAACAGCATCAGCATCAAGCTGTGGCAAAGAATTCCCAGCAGAAAGGCCAGGCTCAGCACCAGCCCATCCACCACCATGTGCATCAGGATCTGTGCTGGCGAAAGCCGATTGGCCAGGAGAGAAAACAGATGCGAAGCCGACATCGAAAGGCCGACGCCAATCAAGAGACCGACGCCGGAGTCCATGGCCAGCAGAAGCTGACCCATGGATTCCAGCGATGCCACCAGCTGCTCTGCCATCGGCTTCAGGCCTGACGGAGGTGGGGGCGATTCACGATCCAGATCACCATGATCGATAGAACGGCGCAGTAGAAGCACCACACGGAATTAAAGGCGATGCTGTAGGTGAACCAGGTGAGAAAGATCGACACAAAGATCAGGATGCCGAACAACTTGACCGCGCGGTCACTGAGTGCAACCAGCGGCAACACAATGAATCCCCAATAGGTAAGTTGACCGACTGGTTCGGTGTTCACAAAGTTGTGCCAAGTGGTATCCACTTGATAGTGAATGCGACCGGATTCGATAGCGGGTTGCACAAGGTCGGCCTGAAACAGCACGGGAATGTAAAAACCGATCCCCAGCACCGTGGCCACAATCGCCACCCATTTGAGCCGCCGTTGCAATCCCTTGGAGTCGGTACTTCGACTGATGGACCAGGCACTCCATGGAATCCAGATCATCCAGAAGCAATAGGCAAAGAACAGAAACCCCTTCGCAGCAATGCTTCCCAGAGGCTCCAATCCGCCGTTATCGATGGCCGTCCACTCCAATCCTTCGACGAGCTGCTGCACACCGAAGAAAAAGGGCACCAAGGCCAGAGGTTTGTAATCCGGCCGCTCATGGCGGGTGGCCAGATGGTTTGAATACAAACCGAGAGGAATCAGCACGGCCGATGCCGTGAAACTTGCCGAGGCCGAAAAACACATGCGCGGCTCTGGATGGAACCCCCAAAGTGTGCCCATAGGAACACAATCTGTCACCGCTGAAGCAACCAATCAGTCACGCAGAAGCGCTTGCTCCAACCGATCGAGGGCGCGCGGATCACTGATCAGTTGTTGGTGCGTGAGCACAGGGACACTGTGCACGGCCCCCACCGGAAGATGGGCTTGCCAGCCCGGCACCACCATCAGGTCCCAGCGGCAGTAGTAGCTGAGACAGTCGATCTGACGGAGCGAGGCCACATCGTCATTGAGAGAGCGCAGCAACGGACTGCCCCGCTTCATGTCCGCCAGGCCGGCAAACAGCCAGGGAGGGATCCACTGCGCGGTGATCGTGCCGCGCTGGGGACTACCGACGCTGATGAAGCGATGGGTGCGATGCACACCTCCGAGCTGTTGAAGCCAGATCCTGGAGATGACACCACCCATCGAAAAGCCGAGCAGATCAATGGTCTGCTCATCGCCGAAATGACGACGGATGTGCTCATCAAGCTGTTCCGCCAGGTTGGATAGAGGAACCGCGCCCAGGCGATGGGGCAGGTGCGGCACCAGCAGTGGAAAGGCATGGGCTTCGAGCTGCCGCTCCAGACGGCGGAACAGGCGCGGTGTATCCCACAGCCCATGCACAAGAACCAAGGGTCGCCTGGTGGCTGACGGCGCCGAGGAGGTCATCTCAGGACGGTTTGCGGCGCCAGCGTTCGATGCTCACCGTACCGACGAATCCTGGGATGGGAGGGTGGCACTTGCAGAGACGCAGCTGAATCGGAATGGAGCCATAGAGCTGTTCGAGCACGTCGAACATGCGTTCACTGAAATGTTCAATCGTCTGGCATCGAATGTCAGCGGCCAAGTTTTGAAGGGCCTTCACCGCCTGGCTGTAATCGGCGGTGGCCTCCAGCGAATCGGCCAACGCCGCCTGGCTCACATCAAGGTGCAGCGCCAGGTCAACACGAAACCACTGGCCATCGCGGCGCTCATGATCCAACACGCCAACATGGGCCCAGAGACGCAGATCATCGACCCGAATCACATCCAACGGTTGCTGAGTCATGCCGTCAGATCCCGATGGGTGAACTGACGATCACCGGAGGCATAGTCGGCAGCGATATGCCCATCACCTCGCAAGCGGTAGCGATAGGTGACTAAACCCTCAAGCCCCACAGGACCACGGGGAGGCAACGTCTGCGTGCTGATGCCCACCTCCGCGCCGAATCCATAACGGAATCCATCAGCAAAACGGGTCGAGCAGTTGTGGTAGACCCCTGCGCTGTCAACAGCTCGCAGGAACCGTTCCGCCGTGGCGCGATTGCGGGTGGAGATCGCTTCGGTGTGACGGGATCCATAACGGCGGATGTGCTCCAAGGCCATCTCGAGATCGTCCACGATTCGCACCGACAGGGTGAGATCGAGATACTCCGTGCTCCAGTCCGCATCAGTCGCCACGTCCTGGATGCCGAGACGGCAGGCTTCCGGGTCGCCGAGCAGACCCACACCCTTGGCCTGGAAGACCGGAATGGCCCTCTCTAGGAAGGCGGCGGCGATGGAGCTATGCACCAGCAACGTCTCGATGGCATTGCAGGCAGCGGGGTACTGCGTCTTGCTGTCGATGGCAATCCTCACAGCTTGGTCAGGATCAGCCTCGGCATCGACGTAAAGGTGACAGACCCCATCCGCATGCCCAAGAACCGGGATGCGGGTGTTGTCCTGAATGAAACGCACGAGCTCATTGCTGCCGCGGGGGATGATCAAATCCACCAATCCATCGAGCCGCAGCAGCGCCAGGCTGTCTTCTCGGGTGGTGAGCAAGGCGAGCGCATCAGGCGACACGGCGGTTGCCTTGAGCCCGTCTTGAAGGGCGCTCATGACCGCCTTGTTGGTGCACTCGGCTTCGCGTCCACCTTTGAGAATCGCGCCATTCCCAGATCGGATCGCCAGTGATGCGATCTGGATCACAGCATCAGGGCGTGCCTCGAAGATCACACCCACAACCCCGAGAGCCACGCTCACCCGCTCGAGCACCAGCCCTTCATCCAGTTCGCGATGCAGCTGACGCTGGCCGAGGGGGTCCGGCAATTCCGCCAGCTGACGCACACCGGCAATCGCACCATCCAGCTTGGTTGCATCGAGCTTGAGACGTGCCAGCAAGGCCGGAGCCAAGCCGCTCTGCTCAGCCCTCTGACGATCCTCAAGATTGGCCGCCACGATGGCGTCCGCGTGGGATTGGAGTGACTGGGCCATGGCCAGCAGAGCCTCACGGCGCTCCTGATCACTTGTCTGGCCCAGATCAGTCGCAGCCCGGCGCAATCCAACCGCTAGCGACAGAAGCTCCGGGGAGGGTTCTGGAACGGCCTGCACGGGCATGGATCAGCGACGACGCACCATCATCCCGCCTGGGGTGGCGCAGACGGAAGCAAACGCTGAATTGCTAGACGAGCCGCCCCCAGACGTCCAGCTCCATTGCCCAAGGCACATGCCTTGATCTGAAGACCCTCACGACTGATGGCCTGCACGCGAGACATCACCTCACGCCGCACGGCAGGCAGGAAATGGGCACTCGCCCCGGCAAGGCCACCACCCAGCAGCACCAACTGGGGCGTGAACAGATACACCAGAGAACTGATCCCGGTCCCCAGCAGCTCTCCGTAGCGATCCCAAATCGCCAGGGCGTCTTGATCGCCACGGGATGCGGCCGCGGCCAGCGCGGCAGGGTCGTCGGCGCCGAGGCGTTGCAGCCCCGTGATGCTGGCGAATTGCTCCAGAGAGCCGCGATTGCCGCTGTTGCAAGCGGGTCCTTCAGGGAACAGCGTGATCAAACCAGGCTCGGCCGCGGCACCGTGATGGCCCGTGAACAACTCACCGGAGAGCATCACGCCACCCCCGACACCAGTGCCCAGGGTCAGCAGCACCACGTCATCAAAGCCGCTGGCAGCTCCTTTCCAGGCTTCACCCACAAGCGCACAGTTGCCGTCATTGGCGAGGGTGACGCGACGGTTGAGACGGGGTTCTAGCCAGGCCGCTAGGGGCACCTCTTCCCAGCCGGGCAGGTTGATGCACACACGGGCGATGCGGGCCTCAGCATCCATCGGCCCCGGCAAACCGATCCCCACCACCGACGCGCGGCCATCGGGGTCGAGCACTCCAATGGCCTCAACGATCTCCATGCAGACAGCCCCCGGTGTGGCCGGTTGCGGGGTCGGGCGTTGATGTTCTGCCTGCAGAACACCCTCCAGGCTGAACAGCCCGAGCTTGATGGCCGTCCCTCCCAGATCAACCCCGATCACACAAGGATCTGGCATGAATCAGAACCGGAAGAACAACTGAAGCTGGCTTTGCCAAGTGCCCTGGGTGTCCACGGACCCGGATGCACTGAGATTGGAATTGATCTGGTAAGTCAGGGTGCTCTGCGCGGGAATGTCATTGCGATTGGGCGCTGCCAGAACAGAGAAATCAAAGCGGTCCGTCACGGAGACGCCGATGTCGGTGACCAGAGCCAGCTGTGGAGGAACCTGGCCAGAGATGCGCTCGGATTCACTCTGAACCACCGGTGTCACGTAGGTGGGGTAGAGAGCGAACTGCAGCCGCTGACTGAAAGCATCCGTGAGCGTGCCCAACACCGGCGACAACAGCGACTGGCCGAGCACCGCTGCAATCGCTGTGCCAGCGCCGGCACCCGACAAACCAGCCAGAGAGTTCCCACCAATCAGGGCCATCAGCTGGGGCTGTGAGAGAGCCGGTGTGCTGCGCAGCTGAATGTTCTTCACCAGGCGATCGGCGGGTCCTGTCGCCACAAGCAGCACCTTGATCAGTCGCAGTTGACCGCCCGCGCCAAGATTTCCCAGACCGTTGGAGTCAAACACTGTGGTGGAGAACGCATCGTTCTCCACCGGGATCGTGACGTTGTCCGACACCCGGGTGGTCATGGCGACATCCACATAGGGGATCAAGCCCATCGATGGCGTGAACACCGCCACGTTGGAGGCCCGACGATCGAGCGTGAAGGTGGTCGTAAACATGGACACCCGTCCGGAGAGGAGCTCCACCACCCCGCGCAGTTGCAGGTTGGGGTCCAAGGCCCCGTTCACCGTCAGCAGACCTTGGGTCTTGAACGTGGCTAAGAAGGGGACTTCAACCCGCAACTTGGGACCGAAGGACAAGCGCAGATCGCGGAATCCAATGAATGGAAGCTTGGGCATTGCGGCCTTGATCGACCGGCTTGTGTCCGCTTCGACATCAGCGCCCTGCAACACCAAAGGCTCATTGAAAGTCCACTGCTCCTCCAGCAACGCATCCACTGTGGTGGCCGATGCGGCATCTCCAGCGTTGGCCACCATCGTTGGCGATTGATCCTGACCCGAGGAGGAGGGGTCACGCGTCACCTTGGTGCGGCGGGGCTTGATCGCCCCGTGGCTGATCTCCAGTCGTCCCCCGATCTGGGGGTTCACCAGAGCACCGGTCACGATCAGGTCAGCACCGACCTCCACGTCAGCCACCGGCACCTTGATCCTGGCCTTCTCCAGCTGGAGCCGTAGCGGCTCTGGCTCCACGACCGGTTTCAGCAGCGACAGTGCCCCACTGCCGGTGAGCTGACCGCCTGACGCGAACCGGCCAGTGAGCGACTGCACCTCAAGGCGGTCGAAATCAAACACCATCGAGCCATTGACCTTGGCGAGCGACTGCCCCTGGGCCTCGAAGGCACCGTCCTTGATCACCACATAACCGTTGGCCTTGGGCGATCCGAGCGTGCCCCCGAGCAACAGGCGCAGATCCACTTCCCCTTCGTTCCAGGTCACCGCGTCGTTAGACAGTCCCGTAAGGAAACGCAGCCCATCGCCCAGGCTGACAATGCGAACATCAAGAGGCTGATCCGCGACCAATGGAATGCGACCGGTCACCGTCACCGGCTCAGACGATGACTGGGATGTGAGAGCCAGATCCAGCGTGAGAGCCTGATCCTTCAGCAGCACCTGACTGCGTTGGAAGGCAATCGGATTGGCTCCAACCTTGGCGTCTTCGAGCACGAGCTCGCTGGTGATCTCCGAGTTGGCACCGTTGAGCCGGTAGGTGCCACGCATGCCAAGAGCGCCCTTCAAGGCCGCGGGCATCGGGGCGACCAGCCCCAGCAACGCAAAGGGCAAATGCGCCAGCGAGAAGCGCCCCTCTCCACCGACAAGAGGGCCTTCAAGGCGGGCCGTAAACGGCTTGACCTGCAAGGCGTAATCCGCATCCTCTCCTTCAAGCCAGAGGTGCCCCCGGGCATTGAGCTCAAGGTTGAGGTCTGCAATCTCTGGACCCTGGAGATCAATCACCGCATCCAGCTGACCCCTGAGATCCTCTAGATGAAAGGGTTCGAGGTCGCGGTTGTCGTTCTTGGCCTTGAGCAGTGCATCACGCGCATCGCGCAAGGCACGCAACTGACCATCCAGCGTTCCGCCGAAAGTGTTCATCAGAAGGGTGCCCAGATCCGCCGCGGTGCCTTTCATCAGAGGCAGGTCCTGACTGAGCTGCAGCAAGCTGAGGGCACTGTTGCTGAGCCAGCGGGCACTGACACCCCGCGCAACGGCCTGCGCCTGCACAGCGCCGCCCATTCTGCCTTCACCCTCCAGGGTGATCTGTCCCGTGTCAGGAGGCAGAAGTTCACTGGTCAAGCTGTAACGACGATCGGAGTAGCGACCGCTCAGCAGAATCTGCTGCAGCTGCACACCCATCAGACCTGGACGCTTGAGCGTGAGGTCGGCCTGCATCGCCAGCGGCTGCAACCCCAGCGAGCCTTGCCCACTCAGCAGGCCATAAATGCCTTCCCAACGCTGCTTGGGAGGCAAGGCCAGCTCGAGACCATCCACAGCAAGATTGGTCGCCATCCAGCGATAGTCCGCCGGAGAGCCTTGCAGGCGCAGCTGACCATTGCGGCGTCGAAGCAGCACATCGGAGGGCATCCAGTCGGAGCCGAACTGAGCCTCCAACGCCCCTGGGATGACAGACCCCACTGAGGCCATCGATAACGCGCCACCACCACCGGATCGGCCCTCAAACCGACCCTTCCAGTTCTCCATCAGGCGCAGTGCACCGGCGCGTGGATGAACCACAGCGATCTGAAGATCCGGACGCAACGTCCGAAGAGGGCCACGGATCGCACCGGACGCACTGAATGTGCCATCCATCACGGTCCCCAACAGAGGACCCAGCCGTTCCAGTGGATAGGCCTCCAACTGCAGCGAGGCTTGCAGATCTCCGGTCTTGATTCCACCGTCGGCCAAAGCCAGGGGAAGCTGTGCCTCAGCATTCAGTTCGGGGCTGCGCCATTGCTCCAGACGCAGCAGCCCGGACTGGGCTGTCCATCCACCTTGGAGCGACCAT
This region of Synechococcus sp. NOUM97013 genomic DNA includes:
- a CDS encoding triacylglycerol lipase, whose product is MTSSAPSATRRPLVLVHGLWDTPRLFRRLERQLEAHAFPLLVPHLPHRLGAVPLSNLAEQLDEHIRRHFGDEQTIDLLGFSMGGVISRIWLQQLGGVHRTHRFISVGSPQRGTITAQWIPPWLFAGLADMKRGSPLLRSLNDDVASLRQIDCLSYYCRWDLMVVPGWQAHLPVGAVHSVPVLTHQQLISDPRALDRLEQALLRD
- the folB gene encoding dihydroneopterin aldolase, with protein sequence MTQQPLDVIRVDDLRLWAHVGVLDHERRDGQWFRVDLALHLDVSQAALADSLEATADYSQAVKALQNLAADIRCQTIEHFSERMFDVLEQLYGSIPIQLRLCKCHPPIPGFVGTVSIERWRRKPS
- a CDS encoding glutamate-5-semialdehyde dehydrogenase — protein: MPVQAVPEPSPELLSLAVGLRRAATDLGQTSDQERREALLAMAQSLQSHADAIVAANLEDRQRAEQSGLAPALLARLKLDATKLDGAIAGVRQLAELPDPLGQRQLHRELDEGLVLERVSVALGVVGVIFEARPDAVIQIASLAIRSGNGAILKGGREAECTNKAVMSALQDGLKATAVSPDALALLTTREDSLALLRLDGLVDLIIPRGSNELVRFIQDNTRIPVLGHADGVCHLYVDAEADPDQAVRIAIDSKTQYPAACNAIETLLVHSSIAAAFLERAIPVFQAKGVGLLGDPEACRLGIQDVATDADWSTEYLDLTLSVRIVDDLEMALEHIRRYGSRHTEAISTRNRATAERFLRAVDSAGVYHNCSTRFADGFRYGFGAEVGISTQTLPPRGPVGLEGLVTYRYRLRGDGHIAADYASGDRQFTHRDLTA
- a CDS encoding translocation/assembly module TamB domain-containing protein produces the protein MRRGGIVTHRQKLFLSLLGGSFVGGATLWLVADRVIATQFERLRPVIEARVSEPLGHPVSLGRYRGLGFQGISFGPIAAQAGSADQSTAAIERLSIGFNPLESLLRLRPVLPVRIQGVQLDLRRNAQGAYWIPGPLPQGGAPPRLDLQVRLLDPARIRIAPAGLTLSAAGWSGIQLDERRAQGSLQLMLPDRGRVMVQGEGRWDQPEVELSTRLERLQLGRYQGLLPDSFPVQLKGQLGGQVRLAWRDGRAQCDGGLSLADVTVSGESLDHSLQTPQLRLSCLGDQLSLPTSRWVYGPYQARVGGGVRLNRSFDLKGALEEPNQNRRLAFHLDGAWRQPRVRVDGRWALPSAVPLDGPVELGAELQADWRQGPRWSATLEQLDLRAPGLVVEAKGELHPRLNVTTQQLQLAGPAWKRLPLVPKLLGTAAPVSGVLTLRGQSVQPEVALSLQQTRNPLLKEWSLQGGWTAQSGLLRLEQWRSPELNAEAQLPLALADGGIKTGDLQASLQLEAYPLERLGPLLGTVMDGTFSASGAIRGPLRTLRPDLQIAVVHPRAGALRLMENWKGRFEGRSGGGGALSMASVGSVIPGALEAQFGSDWMPSDVLLRRRNGQLRLQGSPADYRWMATNLAVDGLELALPPKQRWEGIYGLLSGQGSLGLQPLAMQADLTLKRPGLMGVQLQQILLSGRYSDRRYSLTSELLPPDTGQITLEGEGRMGGAVQAQAVARGVSARWLSNSALSLLQLSQDLPLMKGTAADLGTLLMNTFGGTLDGQLRALRDARDALLKAKNDNRDLEPFHLEDLRGQLDAVIDLQGPEIADLNLELNARGHLWLEGEDADYALQVKPFTARLEGPLVGGEGRFSLAHLPFALLGLVAPMPAALKGALGMRGTYRLNGANSEITSELVLEDAKVGANPIAFQRSQVLLKDQALTLDLALTSQSSSEPVTVTGRIPLVADQPLDVRIVSLGDGLRFLTGLSNDAVTWNEGEVDLRLLLGGTLGSPKANGYVVIKDGAFEAQGQSLAKVNGSMVFDFDRLEVQSLTGRFASGGQLTGSGALSLLKPVVEPEPLRLQLEKARIKVPVADVEVGADLIVTGALVNPQIGGRLEISHGAIKPRRTKVTRDPSSSGQDQSPTMVANAGDAASATTVDALLEEQWTFNEPLVLQGADVEADTSRSIKAAMPKLPFIGFRDLRLSFGPKLRVEVPFLATFKTQGLLTVNGALDPNLQLRGVVELLSGRVSMFTTTFTLDRRASNVAVFTPSMGLIPYVDVAMTTRVSDNVTIPVENDAFSTTVFDSNGLGNLGAGGQLRLIKVLLVATGPADRLVKNIQLRSTPALSQPQLMALIGGNSLAGLSGAGAGTAIAAVLGQSLLSPVLGTLTDAFSQRLQFALYPTYVTPVVQSESERISGQVPPQLALVTDIGVSVTDRFDFSVLAAPNRNDIPAQSTLTYQINSNLSASGSVDTQGTWQSQLQLFFRF
- a CDS encoding ROK family protein; the protein is MPDPCVIGVDLGGTAIKLGLFSLEGVLQAEHQRPTPQPATPGAVCMEIVEAIGVLDPDGRASVVGIGLPGPMDAEARIARVCINLPGWEEVPLAAWLEPRLNRRVTLANDGNCALVGEAWKGAASGFDDVVLLTLGTGVGGGVMLSGELFTGHHGAAAEPGLITLFPEGPACNSGNRGSLEQFASITGLQRLGADDPAALAAAASRGDQDALAIWDRYGELLGTGISSLVYLFTPQLVLLGGGLAGASAHFLPAVRREVMSRVQAISREGLQIKACALGNGAGRLGAARLAIQRLLPSAPPQAG
- a CDS encoding ArgR family transcriptional regulator, yielding MADELLRLSPEWGQRAEDGTDLAPLLALDQALELSSLRQGISRDAFLKDLLRDLHHQQLIPLLLMLPRRWKLQQASLPEHLRSIGNVLETGLISPLLLATVADDLQHLLPPSPKRQQRGAIDRWSERDVALSDHDTVPLPESLDALETITATDLAGPAEGSKPGTLAKISALGSTLCWRNQGLPSLQSERAKRRNRVMAQVLNALGSNRLPSMPGESKTGGATPYQFCGVSSGRALLQHLRDRGWQCHARIRASVASFGLGASTHNGEHWQQVPLAVPYRTGLLDANGEEINALLPHCSLELELQPPDPEAESVMVQYYQGTEGLNGWAALNDQHRPWQNDRSNGSVAYPTDELRDHPLEEALDLCELMGAVHNSEAQFSDLHGGGYGALGFCIDSTALVELAITGTTSLFPLTLGDLWRERLLRQLQHLLDAGLEAPNSCVERYRVSLEQLPQDLFHTSNSRSDAQRRLRLSQPRHSPFALVRALNGETAQMP
- a CDS encoding DUF6629 family protein codes for the protein MCFSASASFTASAVLIPLGLYSNHLATRHERPDYKPLALVPFFFGVQQLVEGLEWTAIDNGGLEPLGSIAAKGFLFFAYCFWMIWIPWSAWSISRSTDSKGLQRRLKWVAIVATVLGIGFYIPVLFQADLVQPAIESGRIHYQVDTTWHNFVNTEPVGQLTYWGFIVLPLVALSDRAVKLFGILIFVSIFLTWFTYSIAFNSVWCFYCAVLSIMVIWIVNRPHLRQA
- a CDS encoding alpha/beta hydrolase, which gives rise to MSGSSANSSANVRSSAVQHQRRRLRRGRRWLVVAVVCVAMLGLLGFTAVRRDASSLLAPQSLFELLTWFGSVVVIVTALVGVYSVMVDFVFWEGWMQGLPDPSRLFSAEEGPEGRHRHYLVYLDGIHQSEESHPPRVSEFLGCLDDAIAADTLLVKGIEAYTITNAGLRSTTLGGWFWQRLFALQEHHPNGLIRFICSFCVQANNVIKVGISSDRRYGPVMNYELALKIARRLESAGFHPSRAARIVLVGYSGGGEMAIGTAEILQQLCRVPVQVITVCGVFSGNGALETIRDVAMVVGSRDPVAALGRIAYPGRLSLLLLSNWNRWQRKNPLHRYPIEGMSHNGGSGPFSVAYRGEVVKAICRELERSDLTASALSPR